One window of Planctomycetota bacterium genomic DNA carries:
- a CDS encoding sigma-54-dependent Fis family transcriptional regulator, protein MRQPRIIVIDAAGPAALPYARLVARLQPLELRIETNVDAALEAVARDSWDLAVVTARDALPAARLLESVRAADPQLPVVVIDSEPAVATARKCLQAGATDYLELARVDAELEGALGRLREAARRQARGETLRRAVERPYSFEEFIGESAPMRQVYALIERVAASSIDVLVSGETGTGKELVARAIHRRSRRAAGPFVPVDCGAIPDTLLESELFGHERGAFTGADARRIGLVECADGGTLLLDEVGELPPALQAKLLRVLQERRVRRVGARQETAVDVRVVAATSRPLDAMVERGQFRRDLFFRINVVRVDLPPLRARGDDIGLLAEAFASRAAHEAGRPVPGLSADAYQVLRSYSWPGNVRELSNVIRRAVAMATGPLAGVDDLPDELVAAAGRGAEPEGATGFFAQRAEHVARFERQFLVELLSRHVGDVAAAAREARLPRGTLYRLLKAHGLDGASFRRPAAGPPG, encoded by the coding sequence ATGCGCCAGCCGCGGATCATCGTCATCGACGCAGCGGGGCCGGCGGCGCTCCCCTACGCCCGTCTGGTCGCCCGGCTCCAGCCCCTCGAGCTGCGGATCGAGACGAACGTCGATGCCGCGCTGGAGGCGGTGGCGCGCGATTCGTGGGATCTCGCGGTCGTCACGGCCCGCGACGCCCTCCCCGCGGCGCGGTTGCTGGAGAGCGTGCGTGCGGCCGATCCCCAACTCCCGGTGGTGGTCATCGATTCCGAGCCGGCGGTGGCGACGGCGCGGAAGTGTCTCCAGGCGGGAGCCACCGATTATCTCGAATTGGCCCGTGTCGATGCCGAGCTCGAGGGGGCGCTGGGGCGCCTCCGGGAGGCGGCACGCCGCCAGGCGAGGGGCGAAACGCTGCGCCGTGCGGTCGAGCGTCCCTATTCGTTCGAGGAGTTCATCGGCGAAAGCGCGCCGATGCGGCAGGTGTATGCCCTCATCGAGCGCGTCGCCGCCAGTTCGATCGACGTCCTCGTCAGCGGCGAGACCGGCACCGGCAAGGAACTGGTGGCCCGCGCGATCCACAGACGCAGCCGGCGGGCGGCCGGTCCGTTCGTGCCGGTCGACTGCGGGGCGATCCCCGACACGCTCCTCGAGAGCGAGTTGTTCGGCCACGAGCGCGGGGCGTTCACCGGCGCCGACGCGCGGCGGATTGGCCTGGTGGAGTGCGCCGACGGCGGCACGCTGCTCCTCGACGAGGTCGGGGAGCTGCCGCCGGCGCTCCAGGCCAAGCTGCTCCGCGTGCTCCAGGAACGGCGCGTCCGCCGGGTCGGCGCGCGGCAGGAGACCGCGGTCGACGTCCGCGTGGTCGCGGCGACGTCACGGCCGCTCGACGCGATGGTCGAGCGCGGCCAGTTCCGCCGGGATCTCTTCTTCCGGATCAACGTCGTCCGCGTCGACCTGCCGCCGCTCCGGGCGCGCGGCGACGACATCGGCCTCTTGGCCGAGGCCTTCGCCAGCCGCGCCGCCCACGAGGCGGGGCGGCCGGTGCCGGGGCTGTCGGCCGACGCCTACCAGGTGCTCCGGAGCTACTCCTGGCCGGGTAACGTCCGGGAGCTGTCCAACGTCATCCGCCGCGCCGTGGCGATGGCGACGGGGCCGCTGGCCGGCGTCGACGACCTCCCCGACGAGCTCGTCGCCGCGGCCGGTCGCGGTGCCGAGCCGGAGGGAGCGACGGGATTCTTCGCGCAGCGTGCCGAGCACGTCGCCCGGTTCGAGCGGCAGTTCCTCGTCGAATTGCTGTCGCGCCACGTCGGCGACGTCGCCGCCGCGGCACGCGAGGCCCGGCTGCCGCGCGGCACGCTGTACCGCCTCTTGAAGGCGCACGGCCTCGACGGGGCGTCGTTCCGCCGGCCGGCGGCTGGGCCACCGGGCTGA
- the ribD gene encoding bifunctional diaminohydroxyphosphoribosylaminopyrimidine deaminase/5-amino-6-(5-phosphoribosylamino)uracil reductase RibD gives MQRAVELARQGRGLVEPNPMVGAVVADAAVPRYVGEGWHARYGGPHAEVVALARAGTQARGGTLYVTLEPCCHHGKTPPCTDAILAAGIRRVVAATVDPHPLVGGKGLARLAAAGIAVETGLGEAAALALTGPYRTLLLRRRPWVIAKWATGASGGLASPPGRRWLSSAGSRALVHRLRGEVDAIVVGSGTALADDPLLTARPAGPRTPLRVVLDGRGRLPLTSRLVATVAEAPVLVVTSAAADPAWVAALRAAGADVGVGTTSSPGARLAEVLAELGRRRCTNVLMEGGAQLLHEAFEAGLVDEAWVFVTDAPAADPSASIRDVAGLEIESVEMIEGDILLRASCPRPFPTRPWAGSDGSDVTCDRSAREPHSPEG, from the coding sequence ATGCAGCGTGCCGTCGAACTGGCACGGCAGGGCCGCGGACTGGTCGAACCCAATCCGATGGTCGGCGCGGTGGTGGCGGACGCCGCCGTGCCGCGGTACGTCGGCGAGGGGTGGCACGCCCGCTACGGCGGGCCGCATGCCGAGGTCGTGGCGCTGGCGAGGGCCGGCACGCAGGCGCGGGGTGGCACGCTGTATGTCACGCTCGAGCCCTGCTGCCACCACGGCAAGACTCCGCCGTGCACCGACGCGATCCTCGCCGCCGGGATCCGTCGCGTCGTGGCCGCCACCGTCGACCCCCATCCGCTCGTCGGGGGCAAGGGGCTCGCGCGGCTGGCCGCCGCCGGGATCGCCGTCGAAACCGGCCTCGGCGAGGCGGCGGCGCTGGCTCTTACGGGCCCCTACCGCACGCTCCTCCTCCGCCGCCGGCCGTGGGTGATCGCCAAGTGGGCGACAGGCGCCAGTGGCGGGCTCGCCTCTCCGCCGGGCCGGCGGTGGCTGTCGTCGGCGGGGTCGCGGGCACTCGTTCACCGACTCCGGGGTGAGGTCGACGCGATCGTCGTCGGCAGCGGGACGGCGCTGGCCGATGATCCGCTGCTCACCGCCCGCCCCGCGGGGCCACGGACGCCGCTGCGTGTCGTCCTCGACGGCCGCGGGCGGCTTCCACTCACCTCACGGCTGGTGGCCACCGTGGCCGAGGCACCTGTGCTGGTGGTGACCTCGGCCGCGGCCGATCCGGCCTGGGTCGCTGCCCTCCGCGCCGCCGGCGCCGACGTCGGGGTGGGGACGACCTCGTCGCCAGGCGCGCGACTGGCCGAAGTCCTCGCCGAACTGGGACGCCGGCGTTGCACCAACGTGCTGATGGAAGGGGGCGCTCAGCTGCTCCACGAGGCCTTCGAAGCCGGTCTCGTCGACGAGGCCTGGGTGTTCGTCACCGACGCTCCCGCCGCCGACCCGTCGGCCTCGATCCGCGATGTCGCCGGGCTCGAGATCGAATCGGTGGAGATGATCGAAGGCGACATCCTTCTCCGCGCCTCCTGCCCGAGGCCATTTCCAACGCGACCATGGGCCGGGAGCGATGGAAGCGACGTCACCTGCGATCGGTCGGCCCGCGAGCCTCACAGCCCCGAGGGCTGA